A single Ziziphus jujuba cultivar Dongzao chromosome 11, ASM3175591v1 DNA region contains:
- the LOC107433168 gene encoding LOW QUALITY PROTEIN: (S)-8-oxocitronellyl enol synthase CYC2 (The sequence of the model RefSeq protein was modified relative to this genomic sequence to represent the inferred CDS: substituted 1 base at 1 genomic stop codon), whose protein sequence is MEKANYCSGAVALVVGVTGMAGLSLAEALKNPNALGGPWKVFGAARRPLPSWFPTSILDGFLNFDATSYDDTFRNLSPVYNQVSHVFWVAIQVRENEEANVTVNVVMLSNVLNVLKSAPASRLTHITLQTGTQHYMGPIHDPTRSAHLNPHDPPFREDXSRLPYPNFYYALEDLVDSYAPSISYSVHRSSVIIGSSSRSVYNSLLSLAVYGAICKHEGLKFRFPGTRYTWEHFCDMSDARVLAEQHIWAAVTARAKNQAFNCTNGDFFTWKSMWKVVCEVFDVEFVDYDESQELDFVGLMNEKGKVWDEIVEKYGLHKTKLEEITCWAALHNVLHFGFQHVSSMNKSREFGFYGFADTLKSVGFWVQRLKDMKIIPP, encoded by the coding sequence ATGGAGAAAGCTAACTACTGCTCAGGTGCCGTAGCACTCGTGGTTGGGGTCACTGGCATGGCCGGCTTAAGCTTAGCCGAAGCCTTAAAGAACCCCAACGCCCTCGGTGGTCCATGGAAAGTCTTCGGTGCGGCTCGGCGTCCGTTACCAAGCTGGTTTCCAACCTCCATACTAGACGGCTTCCTCAACTTCGACGCCACAAGCTACGACGACACGTTTCGAAACCTCTCTCCCGTATACAACCAAGTTTCTCATGTCTTTTGGGTTGCCATACAAGTCCGCGAAAACGAAGAAGCTAACGTCACCGTCAACGTCGTTATGCTCTCCAACGTTCTCAACGTCCTCAAATCCGCTCCGGCTTCCCGCCTCACCCACATCACCCTCCAAACGGGTACCCAACACTACATGGGTCCGATCCATGATCCGACCCGTTCCGCCCATCTCAACCCTCATGACCCGCCTTTCCGTGAGGACTAATCCCGCCTTCCTTACCCGAACTTTTACTATGCGCTCGAAGACTTGGTGGATTCCTACGCGCCTTCTATTTCATATTCCGTGCACCGTTCGTCCGTCATAATAGGATCGTCGTCTAGGAGTGTTTACAATTCTCTACTGTCGTTGGCCGTTTACGGGGCGATTTGTAAACACGAGGGATTGAAATTTCGGTTTCCCGGCACGCGCTACACGTGGGAGCATTTCTGCGACATGTCGGACGCACGTGTGTTGGCGGAGCAACATATTTGGGCAGCGGTCACGGCACGTGCGAAGAACCAGGCGTTTAACTGCACCAACGGTGATTTTTTCACGTGGAAAAGTATGTGGAAGGTGGTGTGTGAAGTATTTGATGTTGAATTTGTGGATTATGATGAGAGCCAAGAGCTTGATTTTGTGGGTTTGATGAATGAGAAAGGAAAAGTGTGGGATGAAATCGTGGAAAAATACGGTCTACACAAAACCAAGTTGGAAGAAATTACTTGTTGGGCTGCGCTACATAATGTTTTGCATTTTGGGTTTCAACATGTTTCTAGCATGAATAAAAGTAGGGAATTTGGGTTTTATGGGTTTGCTGATACCCTCAAGAGTGTTGGATTTTGGGTACAGAGACTTAAGGACATGAAAATTATACCCCCATGA
- the LOC107433261 gene encoding beta-D-xylosidase 1, with translation MVFRNKNPSLFKPFWVLSVLALLCLSNTGEARQPFACDPKNGLTRTLKFCRVTLPIHVRVRDLIGRLTLQEKIRLLVNNAIAVPRLGIQGYEWWSEALHGVSNVGPGTKFGGAFPGATSFPQVITTAASFNESLWEQIGRVVSDEARAMYNGGNAGLTYWSPNVNIFRDPRWGRGQETPGEDPVLAGKYAASYVRGLQGNGPGNRLKVAACCKHYTAYDLDNWNGIDRYHFNARVSKQDLEDTYDVPFKACVVEGKVASVMCSYNQVNGKPTCADPDLLKNTIRGEWRLNGYIVSDCDSVGVLYDNQHYTETPEEAAADTIKAGLDLDCGPFLAIHTEGAVKRGLLSEIDVNNALANTITVQMRLGMYDGEPSAQPYGNLGPRDVCTPAHQQLALEAARQGIVLLQNRGGTLPLSTSRHRTVAVIGPNSDVTVTMIGNYAGVACGYTTPLQGIARYSRTIHQVACRDVACSNNQLFGAAEIAARRADATVLVMGLDQSIEAEFRDRTGLFLPGLQQELVSRVARASRGPVILVLMSGGPIDVSFAKNDPRIGAILWVGYPGQAGGTAIADVLFGTTNPGGKLPITWYPESYLAKVPMVNMNMRANPARGYPGRTYRFYKGPVVFPFGHGLSFTRFHHKLAKAPSQLSIPLLSSSSINSTIFATTKALKVTHTDCNSLTLGLHIDVENTGTMDGTHTLLVFSSSPAGKYWSDGKQLVGFKKVHVPAGSQQRVVVGLHVCKHLGVVDQFGVRRVPMGEHQILIGEDLKHSISLQADLGDIIKS, from the exons ATGGTTTTTAGGAACAAAAACCCCTCCTTATTCAAACCCTTTTGGGTTCTCTCCGTTTTGGCTCTTCTTTGCCTATCAAACACTGGAGAAGCTAGACAGCCATTTGCTTGTGACCCCAAAAACGGGCTCACAAGGACCTTGAAATTCTGTAGAGTCACGCTTCCGATACATGTGAGAGTGAGAGACTTGATTGGACGGTTGACATTGCAGGAGAAGATTAGGCTGTTGGTTAACAATGCCATAGCTGTGCCACGGCTTGGCATTCAGGGCTACGAGTGGTGGTCTGAGGCTCTTCATGGTGTGTCCAATGTGGGTCCTGGAACTAAGTTTGGTGGGGCCTTCCCTGGGGCCACTAGCTTCCCTCAAGTCATCACCACCGCCGCTTCTTTCAATGAATCGTTGTGGGAGCAAATCGGACGA GTGGTTTCTGATGAAGCAAGAGCAATGTACAATGGAGGCAATGCTGGTTTGACATATTGGAGTCCAAATGTGAACATATTCCGTGACCCTCGATGGGGACGAGGCCAAGAGACTCCCGGTGAAGACCCTGTCTTGGCCGGCAAGTATGCGGCTAGCTATGTCAGGGGACTCCAAGGTAATGGTCCTGGAAATAGGCTCAAGGTTGCTGCATGTTGCAAGCATTACACAGCCTATGATCTTGACAATTGGAATGGCATTGACCGCTACCATTTCAATGCCAGG gTTAGCAAGCAAGACTTGGAAGATACCTATGATGTACCATTCAAAGCCTGTGTGGTTGAAGGGAAAGTTGCCAGTGTAATGTGCTCATACAATCAGGTCAATGGAAAACCCACCTGTGCTGATCCTGACCTCCTCAAGAACACAATCCGAGGTGAATGGCGTCTCAATGG GTACATTGTCTCTGACTGTGATTCTGTGGGTGTCCTATATGACAATCAACATTATACTGAGACACCGGAGGAAGCAGCAGCAGACACTATCAAAGCAG GTTTGGATTTGGATTGCGGACCATTCTTGGCCATCCATACAGAGGGGGCTGTAAAGCGAGGTCTTCTAAGTGAGATTGATGTGAACAATGCCTTGGCAAACACAATTACCGTGCAGATGAGATTGGGCATGTATGATGGTGAGCCATCAGCCCAGCCCTATGGAAATTTGGGACCAAGAGATGTCTGCACTCCAGCCCATCAGCAACTAGCCCTCGAAGCCGCCCGACAAGGAATTGTTCTGCTACAAAACCGTGGCGGAACTCTACCGCTCTCCACCAGTCGACATAGAACTGTAGCTGTCATTGGTCCCAATTCCGATGTCACAGTTACCATGATCGGGAACTATGCCG gTGTTGCATGTGGTTACACAACACCCCTACAAGGCATTGCGAGGTATAGTCGGACAATCCACCAAGTAGCTTGTAGAGACGTTGCATGCAGCAATAACCAACTATTTGGGGCCGCTGAAATTGCAGCCCGCAGGGCAGATGCAACTGTATTAGTAATGGGGTTGGACCAGTCTATTGAAGCTGAGTTTAGGGATAGAACTGGGCTCTTTTTACCAGGCCTTCAACAAGAGCTTGTGTCTAGGGTGGCAAGGGCCTCAAGAGGCCCAGTCATATTAGTTTTGATGTCTGGTGGTCCAATTGATGTCTCATTTGCCAAAAATGATCCTCGTATTGGTGCAATTCTTTGGGTTGGATATCCTGGCCAAGCTGGTGGGACTGCCATAGCAGATGTTCTATTTGGCACCACCAATCCGG gAGGAAAGCTTCCAATAACATGGTACCCCGAAAGTTACCTAGCCAAGGTGCCAATGGTCAACATGAACATGAGAGCAAACCCAGCAAGAGGCTACCCAGGAAGAACCTATCGTTTCTACAAAGGCCCAGTTGTTTTCCCTTTCGGCCATGGATTGAGCTTCACAAGATTTCACCATAAACTAGCCAAAGCTCCTTCCCAACTTTCAATTccacttctttcttcttcctcaatCAACTCCACCATTTTTGCAACCACCAAAGCTTTGAAAGTCACTCACACCGACTGCAACTCACTCACACTTGGACTCCATATTGATGTTGAAAACACAGGAACCATGGATGGGACCCACACCCTCCTTGTCTTCTCCAGCTCCCCTGCCGGGAAATATTGGTCCGACGGAAAACAGTTGGTGGGTTTTAAGAAAGTCCATGTTCCGGCAGGGTCCCAGCAAAGGGTGGTGGTGGGCCTCCATGTCTGCAAACATCTTGGTGTTGTGGACCAGTTTGGGGTTCGAAGAGTCCCAATGGGTGAACACCAAATTCTTATTGGAGAAGATCTTAAGCATTCTATCTCCTTACAAGCTGATTTAGGAGACATTATTAAGTCTTAA
- the LOC107433170 gene encoding uncharacterized protein LOC107433170 — MADCNRNEDYFSSQDHQATSAGKKYGGLAPKKKPLISKDHERAFFDSADWALCKQGAGVNQKSTAAVETLRPKLERTPHQQLPPRRPACTSGRENLAE, encoded by the exons ATGGCAGATTGCAACAGAAATGAAGACTATTTCTCTTCCCAAGACCACCAG GCAACATCTGCGGGGAAGAAATATGGGGGACTTGCACCAAAGAAAAAGCCTTTGATTTCAAAG GATCATGAGCGAGCTTTCTTTGATTCTGCAGACTGGGCACTCTGCAAG CAAGGGGCAGGAGTGAACCAAAAATCCACAGCTGCTGTAGAAACTCTTCGGCCAAAGCTAGAG AGAACGCCACACCAGCAGCTTCCCCCAAGAAGACCTGCTTGTACATCTGGACGGGAAAACCTG GCGGAGTAG
- the LOC107433245 gene encoding acetate--CoA ligase CCL3 yields the protein MGVDRDIDDLPKNAANYTALTPVWFLERAAVVHPTRKSLVHGSLSYTWLQTYQRCRRLASALSKLSIGPGSTVAVIAPNVPAIYEAHFGVPMVGAVVNCVNIRLNASTIAFLLGHSSSAVVIVDQEFFSLAEEALKILAEKSRGHYKPPFLVVVGDESCDRKTLEYALKRGAVEYEKFLETGDPECSWEPPKDEWQSIALGYTSGTTASPKGVVLSHRGAYLMSLSGALIWGMNEGAVYLWTLPMFHCNGWCYTWTLAALCGTNICLRQVTAKAVYAAIAKYGVTHFCAAPVVLNTIINAPPEETILPLPHVVNVNTAGAAPPSSVLFEMSKRGFRVTHTYGLSETYGPSTVCAWKPEWDSLPLEKQARLNARQGVRYIGLEGLDVINPKTMQPVPADGTSIGEIMMRGNTVMKGYLKNPKVNDEVFANGWFHSGDLAVKHPDGYIEIKDRSKDIIISGGENISSLEIENTLYLHPAILEVSVVSRPDEQWGESPCAFVSLKPNVDKSNEQRLAEDIMKFCRSKMPAYWVPKSVVFGPLPKTATGKIQKHLLRARAKEIGPVRKSKL from the exons ATGGGGGTGGACCGAGACATAGACGATCTTCCAAAGAACGCGGCGAACTACACGGCTTTAACGCCGGTTTGGTTTCTGGAGAGAGCGGCTGTGGTGCATCCCACCAGAAAATCACTGGTCCATGGATCTCTATCCTACACGTGGCTACAGACTTACCAGCGTTGCCGTCGATTGGCCTCCGCTCTCTCAAAGCTCTCTATCGGACCCGGTTCCACT GTAGCAGTAATTGCACCAAATGTTCCAGCTATTTATGAAGCCCATTTTGGTGTTCCAATGGTTGGAGCAGTGGTAAATTGTGTGAATATTCGTCTAAATGCATCAACTATTGCTTTCCTTCTAGGCCATTCATCATCTGCTGTTGTGATCGTGGATCAAGAGTTTTTTTCCTTGGCAGAGGAAGCTTTGAAAATCTTGGCAGAAAAAAGTAGAGGCCATTATAAGCCTCCATTTCTTGTTGTCGTAGGGGATGAAAGTTGTGACCGTAAAACGCTCGAATATGCTTTGAAAAGAGGGGCTGTTGAATATGAGAAGTTCCTAGAAACCGGTGATCCTGAGTGTTCTTGGGAACCACCAAAGGATGAGTGGCAGAGCATTGCTTTGGGTTATACTTCTGGTACAACAGCCAGCCCTAAGGGTGTGGTATTGAGCCACCGTGGGGCATATCTTATGTCTTTGAGTGGAGCTCTTATATGGGGGATGAATGAAGGAGCTGTATACCTCTGGACtctaccaatgttccattgcaATGGCTGGTGTTACACTTGGACTCTTGCTGCTCTTTGTGGTACAAACATATGTCTTCGACAG GTTACAGCCAAGGCAGTCTATGCAGCCATAGCCAAGTATGGTGTGACTCACTTTTGTGCTGCACCTGTGGTACTCAACACCATAATTAATGCTCCACCAGAGGAGACTATCCTTCCTCTTCCTCATGTTGTAAATGTAAATACCGCAGGTGCTGCTCCACCCTCTTCTGTGCTCTTTGAAATGTCCAAAAGGGGATTCCGGGTTACCCATACTTATGGTCTCTCTGAAACTTATGGTCCATCAACGGTATGTGCATGGAAGCCTGAATGGGACTCACTTCCCCTTGAGAAGCAAGCTCGACTTAATGCACGCCAAGGGGTTCGGTATATTGGCTTGGAGGGCCTTGATGTCATCAATCCCAAGACAATGCAACCTGTTCCTGCTGATGGAACCTCCATAGGAGAGATTATGATGCGCGGAAATACTGTCATGAAGGGTTACCTAAAGAACCCGAAAGTCAATGATGAGGTTTTCGCCAATGGCTGGTTTCACTCGGGGGATCTTGCTGTGAAACATCCTGATGGGTACATCGAAATCAAAGACAGATCAAAGGACATTATAATCTCTGGAGGTGAAAACATTAGTAGCTTGGAGATTGAGAATACTCTATATCTGCATCCTGCAATTTTAGAGGTTTCAGTGGTTTCCAGGCCCGACGAACAGTGGGGTGAGTCTCCTTGCGCTTTCGTGTCATTGAAGCCTAACGTGGATAAATCTAATGAACAGCGTTTAGCAGAAGATATAATGAAGTTCTGTAGGTCCAAGATGCCAGCTTATTGGGTTCCCAAATCTGTGGTGTTTGGACCATTGCCAAAGACAGCAACAGGGAAAATACAGAAGCATTTGCTGAGGGCCAGAGCAAAAGAAATTGGGCCTGTTAGGAAGAGCAAATTATAG
- the LOC107435297 gene encoding chitinase-like protein 2: MEAKWSVFFAVVIMLVLAVNGDDDDSVKPLVKKVKGKKVCMKGWECKTWSVYCCNQTISDYFQAYQFENLFAKRNSPVAHATGFWDYHSFITAAADYQPLGFGTTGGKLSGMKEVAAFLGHVGSKTSCGYGVATGGPLAWGLCYNKELSPSQSYCDDYFKLTYPCAPGASYHGRGALPLYWNYNYGETGNALKVDLLNHPEYIEQNATLAFQAAIWRWMTPFKKHQPSAHDVFVGNWKPTKNDTLSKRVPGFGATMNVLYGDQVCGQGDSESMNNIVSHYLYYLDLMGVGREEGGPNEVLACSEQKAFNPASSSSTNSS; this comes from the exons atggaggCCAAATGGTCTGTGTTTTTCGCTGTGGTGATAATGCTTGTTCTCGCTGTgaatggtgatgatgatgattctgTGAAGCCAttggtgaagaaagtgaagggaAAGAAAGTGTGTATGAAAGGGTGGGAATGCAAAACTTGGTCTGTTTATTGTTGTAACCAAACCATTTCTGACTATTTCCAGGCCTACCAGTTCGAGAACCTCTTCGCTAAGCGTAACTCGCCCGTGGCTCATGCTACGGGATTCTGGGACTATCACTCTTTCATCACTGCCGCTGCTGACTACCAACCCCTTGGATTTGGTACCACGGGAGGGAAGCTTAGCGGGATGAAGGAAGTTGCAGCATTTCTTGGTCATGTTGGCAGTAAAACCTCAT GTGGGTATGGAGTAGCTACAGGGGGACCATTGGCCTGGGGTCTATGCTACAACAAGGAACTGAGTCCCAGCCAGTCATACTGCGATGACTACTTTAAACTCACCTATCCCTGCGCTCCAGGAGCTTCATACCACGGCCGTGGAGCTTTACCTCTTTATTG GAACTACAACTATGGAGAAACTGGGAATGCCCTGAAGGTGGACCTATTGAACCATCCAGAATACATAGAACAGAATGCAACATTGGCATTCCAGGCTGCGATTTGGAGGTGGATGACGCCATTCAAGAAGCATCAGCCTTCAGCACATGATGTGTTTGTTGGAAATTGGAAACCAACAAAGAATGACACTTTGTCCAAGAGAGTTCCGGGATTTGGCGCCACCATGAATGTGCTGTACGGAGATCAGGTATGCGGTCAAGGCGACTCCGAGTCCATGAACAACATCGTCTCGCATTACTTGTATTACCTTGATCTTATGGGTGTTGGAAGAGAAGAGGGAGGGCCCAATGAAGTCCTTGCTTGTTCTGAGCAGAAGGCTTTCAATCCAGCATCCTCTTCTTCTACAAATTCCTCTTGA